In Paraburkholderia aromaticivorans, a single window of DNA contains:
- the pilV gene encoding shufflon system plasmid conjugative transfer pilus tip adhesin PilV: protein MDPIIGALAALVISMFGVVGFTQFAKMGVTNIQTAATASQQHTFDAATLQYVQDNAVTLAQGATAAVPVTITAAQLATAGYLPAGYLGTNSFGQTWQAQVLQPTAGQLETLVTSTGGNPIRDTKQLAQIAAETGAAGGFVPYANQAGNTFNTNTAYGTYGAWSVPLTAFSNPGSGHLASLLQFTNVQANTAYLYRVPVVNHPELNNMQTDLGLTDTGGNAHNITGVNTATASTFSVNGGGQLQADQGGSLELGGNNAKAGTGTPYIDFHQAGQGVQDFNVRIVNDKNDHLSIQAANGQGALQVQGTLQAGNVAVPGSSCSANGIMGANSDGSGQILSCQYGKWEPIGGRWLQMYKYVVANGWGIPIPTCPAGGTAGVILSPTNFTVDATSVVNYGANPSGSQWIIYITDGGGAGINGALAAAATYCTY, encoded by the coding sequence ATGGACCCGATCATCGGCGCACTGGCCGCTTTGGTGATTTCCATGTTTGGCGTTGTGGGCTTTACCCAATTCGCCAAAATGGGCGTGACGAACATTCAAACCGCAGCGACAGCTTCCCAGCAGCACACCTTCGACGCTGCAACGCTACAGTACGTCCAGGACAATGCCGTCACGCTTGCGCAAGGCGCGACGGCAGCCGTACCGGTCACGATCACCGCAGCGCAGCTGGCGACCGCTGGCTATCTGCCAGCCGGCTATCTGGGCACGAACAGCTTCGGCCAGACGTGGCAGGCGCAAGTGCTCCAGCCGACAGCCGGACAACTCGAAACGCTGGTGACGTCGACCGGCGGCAATCCGATCAGGGACACGAAGCAGCTTGCCCAGATCGCGGCCGAAACGGGCGCGGCGGGCGGCTTTGTACCGTATGCCAACCAGGCCGGTAATACGTTCAACACGAACACCGCGTACGGGACCTACGGTGCGTGGAGTGTGCCGCTCACGGCCTTCTCGAATCCGGGTAGTGGTCATCTTGCATCGTTGCTGCAGTTCACGAACGTGCAGGCGAACACGGCGTACCTGTATCGCGTGCCCGTGGTGAACCACCCCGAGCTGAATAACATGCAGACCGATCTGGGTCTGACCGACACCGGCGGTAACGCGCACAACATTACCGGCGTGAACACAGCGACGGCATCGACCTTCTCGGTCAACGGTGGCGGCCAGCTACAGGCGGATCAGGGCGGCTCTCTTGAGCTGGGCGGCAACAATGCGAAGGCGGGAACCGGAACGCCGTACATCGACTTTCACCAGGCTGGCCAGGGCGTGCAGGACTTTAACGTCCGGATCGTCAACGACAAAAACGATCACCTGTCGATTCAGGCTGCCAACGGGCAGGGTGCGCTTCAGGTTCAAGGCACGCTTCAGGCGGGCAACGTGGCCGTCCCGGGCTCGTCGTGTTCGGCGAACGGAATCATGGGCGCTAACAGTGATGGATCCGGGCAGATCCTTTCCTGTCAGTACGGAAAGTGGGAGCCGATCGGTGGCCGCTGGTTGCAGATGTACAAGTATGTGGTGGCGAATGGATGGGGGATCCCGATTCCTACCTGTCCTGCTGGCGGGACGGCTGGGGTCATCCTGTCGCCGACCAATTTCACCGTCGACGCGACATCCGTTGTCAATTACGGCGCGAACCCGAGCGGCAGCCAATGGATCATCTATATCACTGACGGCGGTGGCGCGGGGATCAACGGCGCGCTGGCGGCAGCGGCAACTTATTGCACCTACTAG
- a CDS encoding CAP domain-containing protein, giving the protein MKNKNGFSVVGLTAIAIAASLTLAACGGGGGSGSPSSSGTSSSGSTGSTSTTTPAAVTGTLTTPQYAANSAQLAAFTLLNQYRQECGFPALQENTELDQAAQAHAKYMGLNNAVSDSEASGNAGFTGTSYIARAVAAGLPSTVNGTGVSAAYYTNSTLAESQYGSNMITTWLAGVYHSGAVFYPSGIVGIGEYETQYNGYPDAWGSMSLLNTATQTMSSTPLTFPCQGTTGIAYSGAGETPTPPNVSNTGWGTPVVVMGNSGDAIVLQTASMTGPAGSVTLQVLNSSTDPNKEIGAYEAVAYPTSPLSPNTQYSVSLTGTVNGTAFSRSFTFTTGNVVG; this is encoded by the coding sequence ATGAAGAACAAGAACGGGTTTTCGGTAGTTGGCCTGACGGCAATCGCAATTGCAGCATCGCTTACGTTGGCGGCTTGCGGAGGCGGAGGTGGTAGCGGCTCGCCGAGTTCGTCCGGCACGTCTTCGTCGGGTTCGACTGGCAGCACGTCGACAACCACTCCGGCGGCCGTCACCGGCACGTTGACGACGCCGCAGTATGCGGCAAACAGTGCTCAACTCGCTGCGTTCACCCTGCTCAACCAGTACCGTCAGGAATGTGGTTTTCCGGCCCTTCAGGAGAACACTGAACTCGATCAGGCTGCTCAGGCGCACGCTAAGTACATGGGCTTAAACAACGCGGTGTCCGATTCTGAGGCAAGTGGCAATGCAGGCTTCACTGGCACAAGTTATATCGCTCGGGCCGTCGCGGCAGGTCTTCCATCCACGGTGAACGGTACGGGTGTTAGCGCTGCCTACTACACCAACTCGACGTTAGCCGAGTCGCAATACGGCAGTAACATGATTACGACCTGGCTCGCAGGCGTGTACCACAGCGGCGCGGTTTTCTATCCGTCCGGAATCGTCGGCATCGGCGAGTACGAAACTCAATACAACGGCTATCCGGATGCCTGGGGCAGCATGAGCCTCTTGAACACCGCTACACAGACGATGAGTAGCACACCACTCACTTTCCCGTGCCAAGGCACAACCGGCATTGCCTATAGCGGTGCCGGTGAAACTCCGACGCCGCCAAACGTCTCGAACACTGGTTGGGGTACGCCCGTGGTCGTGATGGGGAACTCAGGCGATGCGATCGTACTGCAAACCGCATCCATGACGGGGCCTGCTGGCAGTGTGACACTTCAGGTTCTAAACTCGTCAACGGACCCAAACAAGGAGATCGGCGCATATGAGGCAGTCGCGTATCCGACGTCGCCGCTCTCGCCGAACACGCAGTACTCTGTAAGCCTGACTGGCACGGTGAACGGGACGGCGTTCAGTCGCAGCTTCACTTTCACGACCGGCAACGTCGTCGGCTAA
- a CDS encoding FlhC family transcriptional regulator, translating to MQPDTDFKRVRYAFIEPSSERNLEVFNIETIKVLDTVLHLHPEYETLTCLNSGRTQALLEGTRQLSLLVTTPFNLFAPVFNDLQSWEALVANWASDSVMRVKELAPKQVATVQLYQIRHANQLYIHLIREFAANYVLAPAIFGMSREVMTFLGNLSASNEIALLYNIGPVPLFKWRMDISRFWFDHSSKALTRAKTSHYIMQTSPPENKISNLPRQANWDAYGLKKALLEDYMDALLAYGFRAASVSKIMRRAAGEVRNRFKSIHGRPSTCGSTPRSVTWIHSNSKHRLHATFFTYLYRNANSDSSRAYLPFLASLNLYEKMFSNFENEQHLTVDRAFNMLLTMAFDSSVNIGACKRCTTQYLIANSAEKIELAERYWCPFCSHRQPGKFSGTSATSP from the coding sequence ATGCAACCCGATACCGATTTCAAGCGCGTCAGATATGCGTTCATTGAACCGAGCAGTGAGCGCAATCTTGAGGTTTTCAACATCGAGACGATCAAGGTGCTCGATACAGTCCTGCACCTGCATCCCGAGTACGAAACACTCACTTGCCTGAACAGCGGCCGTACGCAGGCGCTCCTCGAGGGCACCCGCCAGCTGTCGCTGCTCGTCACGACCCCGTTCAACCTTTTTGCGCCTGTTTTCAACGACCTTCAAAGCTGGGAAGCGCTCGTGGCGAACTGGGCGTCCGACTCGGTCATGCGGGTCAAGGAACTGGCGCCGAAACAGGTTGCCACTGTGCAGCTTTACCAGATCCGGCACGCGAACCAGTTGTACATCCACCTGATTCGTGAGTTTGCGGCGAACTATGTCCTCGCGCCAGCTATCTTTGGCATGAGCCGGGAGGTCATGACCTTCCTTGGCAACCTGAGCGCCTCGAATGAAATCGCCCTGCTTTACAACATCGGTCCGGTACCGCTCTTCAAGTGGCGCATGGATATCTCGCGTTTCTGGTTCGACCACTCGTCCAAGGCCTTGACGCGCGCGAAAACCTCTCACTACATCATGCAGACGTCGCCGCCCGAGAACAAGATCAGCAATCTTCCGCGCCAGGCCAACTGGGACGCCTACGGATTGAAGAAGGCCTTGCTCGAAGACTACATGGACGCTCTGCTCGCATACGGTTTCCGCGCGGCTTCGGTCTCAAAGATCATGCGCCGCGCAGCCGGCGAAGTACGCAATCGGTTCAAAAGTATCCATGGCCGCCCCTCGACATGTGGCAGTACCCCGAGGTCGGTTACGTGGATCCACTCGAATTCAAAACATCGACTGCATGCAACATTCTTTACGTATCTCTATCGCAACGCCAATAGCGATTCTTCACGTGCATACCTGCCGTTCCTTGCTTCGCTGAATCTCTACGAGAAGATGTTCAGCAACTTCGAGAACGAGCAACATCTTACCGTCGACCGCGCTTTCAACATGTTGCTCACGATGGCCTTCGATTCGAGCGTGAACATCGGGGCGTGCAAGCGATGCACCACCCAATATCTCATTGCCAACTCGGCCGAGAAAATCGAACTCGCGGAACGCTATTGGTGCCCGTTCTGTTCGCACCGCCAGCCCGGAAAGTTCAGCGGCACCTCGGCAACATCACCTTGA
- a CDS encoding nuclease-related domain-containing protein: MLLRLIGLALLVWLGLRGYQNLKPSSRKKALQARTQAAGEAGEAAVSDCLQGLLQAISEGPFCLRNSLILNHAPGAAFPTAEVDHLAVTPFGILVLETKHRSGKILPADDGMLLRVSRDGTSKARKNPAVQNSSKVAFLKSILPLHAKAIRGVGIFSHPDVRLDMRITSDLLCLDELGYWLRARRDGYRATRMPPIDTAEVLRTILEHADTSADAVRNQKHRVAAMA; the protein is encoded by the coding sequence ATGCTTCTCAGGCTAATAGGCCTCGCGCTGCTCGTTTGGCTTGGGCTCAGGGGTTACCAAAATCTGAAACCGTCTTCGCGAAAGAAGGCCTTGCAGGCGCGGACGCAAGCCGCCGGCGAAGCGGGTGAAGCCGCCGTTTCCGACTGCCTCCAGGGGCTGCTGCAGGCCATCTCCGAGGGCCCTTTCTGCCTGCGCAATTCGCTCATCCTGAATCACGCGCCCGGCGCGGCCTTCCCCACTGCGGAAGTCGATCATCTGGCCGTGACACCGTTTGGGATCCTTGTACTCGAGACCAAGCATCGGTCGGGCAAGATTCTCCCGGCTGACGACGGTATGCTGCTCCGGGTCTCCCGCGACGGGACGTCAAAGGCGAGGAAGAACCCCGCGGTGCAGAACAGTTCGAAAGTCGCTTTTCTGAAGTCGATTCTTCCGTTGCATGCAAAAGCGATCCGAGGCGTAGGTATTTTCTCTCATCCGGATGTCCGGCTGGATATGCGGATCACGAGCGATCTCTTGTGTCTCGATGAGCTTGGGTACTGGTTGCGCGCCCGACGCGACGGCTACCGTGCCACTCGTATGCCTCCGATCGACACGGCAGAAGTTCTCCGGACGATCCTCGAACACGCCGATACCTCCGCTGACGCCGTCAGAAACCAAAAGCACCGCGTCGCAGCGATGGCCTGA
- a CDS encoding single-stranded DNA-binding protein, with product MASVNKVILVGNLGADPEVRYLPSGDAVANIRLATTDRFKDKASGEMKEATEWHRVSFFGRLAEIVSEYLKKGSTVYIEGRIRTRKWQAQDGTDRYSTEIVAEQMQMLGGRSGGDRRESGEDDNRFEQGARPPSGAAPVAGRTGAGRPAASCSQPARSGAGGGAPRDGGFDSLDDDIPFLGFHSRAAWSII from the coding sequence TTGGCATCTGTCAACAAAGTCATTCTCGTCGGCAACCTCGGCGCCGACCCGGAAGTACGATATCTGCCCAGTGGTGACGCTGTGGCCAACATTCGACTCGCTACTACCGACCGCTTCAAGGACAAGGCGTCGGGCGAGATGAAAGAAGCAACCGAATGGCATCGCGTGTCGTTCTTCGGACGGCTTGCCGAAATCGTTTCGGAATATCTTAAGAAGGGCTCAACGGTTTATATCGAAGGTCGTATCCGTACGCGCAAGTGGCAGGCGCAGGACGGCACAGACCGCTACTCCACGGAGATTGTCGCCGAACAGATGCAGATGCTCGGCGGCCGCAGCGGTGGCGATCGGCGTGAAAGCGGTGAGGACGATAACCGGTTCGAACAGGGTGCCCGCCCGCCAAGCGGCGCAGCGCCCGTTGCTGGTCGAACTGGTGCTGGCAGGCCGGCGGCATCATGTTCGCAGCCCGCGCGGTCCGGTGCCGGCGGCGGTGCCCCGCGTGACGGTGGGTTCGATTCCCTTGACGACGACATACCGTTCCTCGGCTTTCATAGCCGCGCTGCGTGGTCGATCATCTGA
- a CDS encoding DUF7146 domain-containing protein, producing the protein MNVKDFHLTPDQWVALLTGYGVPAAILDGKGHPCPECGGTDRFTYDNKRGRGDWVCRGCASNGRAAAGDGLQLICKVTGMTFGELMRDLDANSGNALPARSASVPANPAPGPRKEIDRDWIENRLNTMWQRGKPLAAGDLGTNYLVARVPGLTVSPSKALRIGRLEYFHEKRSLGKWPAIVQRFILPDGRLGTLHRTYLDQVKPHKALIVSSDGEILDAKKNDLTLNKLNGGAVRLMDPVNGEIGIAEGLETAYAAHMIYGVPVWSCLNCGLLAEFVVPEGLGIRAIHIFADFDEIDPKTRKSPGMQAALVLSRRLRADGFTVFVHRPKKRGTDFADEWLGTESVAAPRAQIAAKSRAAEPIALSA; encoded by the coding sequence ATGAATGTTAAGGACTTTCACCTGACGCCTGATCAGTGGGTCGCTCTTCTCACCGGCTACGGTGTGCCGGCGGCCATTCTGGATGGCAAAGGGCACCCGTGTCCCGAATGTGGTGGCACTGACCGCTTCACGTATGACAACAAGCGTGGCCGCGGCGATTGGGTTTGTCGTGGCTGTGCGAGCAACGGCAGGGCCGCCGCTGGGGATGGTTTGCAACTGATCTGCAAGGTGACCGGAATGACCTTCGGTGAGCTTATGCGGGATCTCGATGCAAACTCTGGCAACGCACTCCCGGCACGTTCCGCGTCCGTGCCTGCCAATCCCGCACCCGGCCCCCGCAAGGAGATCGACCGCGACTGGATCGAGAATCGCCTGAACACGATGTGGCAGAGAGGCAAGCCCCTGGCCGCTGGTGACCTCGGGACGAACTACCTGGTCGCGCGGGTTCCAGGGCTGACCGTCTCGCCATCGAAGGCATTGCGGATTGGCAGGCTCGAATACTTTCACGAGAAGAGATCTCTCGGGAAGTGGCCAGCCATCGTACAGCGCTTCATTCTTCCGGATGGACGTCTCGGGACGCTGCATCGAACGTACCTCGATCAGGTCAAGCCGCATAAGGCGTTGATTGTCTCGTCTGACGGCGAGATTCTCGATGCCAAGAAGAACGACCTGACGCTCAACAAACTGAACGGCGGCGCTGTACGCTTGATGGATCCGGTCAACGGAGAAATCGGCATAGCGGAAGGGCTGGAAACAGCCTATGCCGCTCACATGATTTACGGCGTCCCCGTGTGGAGCTGCCTGAATTGCGGGCTGCTTGCCGAGTTCGTTGTGCCGGAGGGTCTTGGGATTCGAGCCATTCACATCTTTGCTGACTTTGATGAGATTGATCCGAAGACCAGGAAGTCGCCCGGTATGCAAGCTGCGCTAGTGCTGTCCAGACGTCTTCGCGCGGACGGGTTCACCGTCTTCGTCCATCGGCCGAAGAAGCGTGGAACTGACTTTGCCGACGAGTGGCTGGGCACGGAGTCTGTTGCGGCACCTCGAGCACAGATCGCTGCTAAATCCAGAGCCGCAGAGCCTATCGCACTGTCGGCCTGA
- a CDS encoding PRTRC system protein D: MKTNVLAVDVGYGNTKFAYRAAVGTVATGMFPSLAQYAPARSISGGNGSGFKTRDVTQVTINGTPYEVGPGVSLTAAYGNTGRMLVDDYVLSNNYAALLAGAIYRSGHTRIARLVLGLPVHTLAKFSRELVERFVGDHDFGQGVITIEKVNVIAQPLGTLTYATTLRADRNGASQQHLVVDVGYYTTDWVYVSDFQIDDRRSGGRPGGMSQILQRIAENIGKDQGEAVYDIERIDVCLREGLPFHFYNQDIDIRSYLTDAQQVINDVMVDVKNRVGPVEGIRSIILSGGGADLYRPIIRQTFPRTFIDKLENPCFANANGFLIVGESASRTVH, encoded by the coding sequence TTGAAAACGAACGTTCTCGCCGTTGATGTCGGCTACGGCAACACCAAATTCGCCTACCGGGCCGCTGTCGGTACCGTGGCCACTGGCATGTTTCCCTCCCTCGCTCAGTATGCCCCCGCTCGATCGATTTCCGGCGGCAATGGATCTGGGTTCAAGACCCGCGACGTTACCCAGGTCACGATCAACGGAACGCCGTACGAGGTTGGTCCTGGCGTCAGCCTGACTGCTGCCTACGGAAACACGGGCCGCATGCTGGTGGACGACTACGTGCTCTCCAATAACTATGCCGCCCTGCTTGCCGGTGCCATTTACCGCTCGGGCCACACGCGCATTGCGCGCCTTGTCCTCGGCCTGCCGGTGCATACTCTGGCGAAGTTCTCGCGCGAGTTGGTAGAGCGATTTGTTGGCGATCACGACTTCGGACAAGGCGTCATCACGATCGAGAAGGTCAACGTCATTGCCCAGCCACTCGGCACGCTCACATATGCGACGACCTTACGCGCAGACAGAAACGGTGCGTCGCAGCAGCATCTCGTTGTAGATGTCGGTTACTACACGACCGACTGGGTCTACGTTTCGGATTTCCAGATCGACGACCGACGGAGCGGCGGCCGTCCGGGAGGAATGTCGCAAATCCTTCAACGGATCGCGGAGAACATCGGCAAGGATCAGGGCGAAGCTGTCTATGACATCGAGCGTATCGATGTGTGCCTGCGCGAAGGTCTGCCCTTCCACTTTTACAATCAGGACATCGATATTCGGTCGTACCTGACCGACGCGCAACAGGTGATCAACGATGTGATGGTCGACGTCAAGAATAGAGTCGGCCCGGTCGAAGGCATTCGCTCCATCATCCTGTCGGGTGGCGGAGCAGATCTCTACCGCCCGATCATCCGCCAGACGTTCCCGCGCACGTTCATCGACAAGCTCGAAAACCCCTGCTTTGCGAACGCGAACGGATTCCTGATTGTTGGCGAGTCCGCAAGCCGCACAGTCCATTAA
- a CDS encoding integrase domain-containing protein, whose product MAMVQTFDADSMLKKYRLPQRMRDELKVLFRDNIGKSLSRTRISKNRLASQSQGKRANTICATLVSIRKLGFKIESIYSVEGRHVRAVVTQWIENGEAVGTMQAKLSHLKAFAEWMGKYGLVKSLYDYRSKEELAAMGRTRTYVTTKDKSWEANGVDVDAMFAQIAQTDPNVAVQLKLQAAFGLRVKESCLLRIRKTLLELQAREDRKFKVDKGTKGGRERDVPLQLKLEVLHEALRLANDTTGSTIPSDYDWPRWRRKYYGLLGQHGITKDERGVTSHGLRHGWMHQRYEVLSGRLAPIKGSEERADRATHDATLRVMIEEVGHSKPEKSGMYISTPAAMAKLKAPVITIVDVRRALEETGGNKKAAAARLGIARTNLYRILESGAAS is encoded by the coding sequence ATGGCAATGGTCCAAACGTTCGACGCGGACAGCATGTTGAAGAAGTACCGTCTGCCACAGCGTATGCGCGATGAACTGAAGGTTTTGTTCAGAGACAACATCGGAAAAAGTCTGAGTCGGACGCGCATCAGCAAGAACAGGCTGGCGTCGCAGAGTCAGGGAAAGCGGGCCAACACAATCTGTGCGACGCTTGTAAGCATCCGCAAGTTAGGCTTCAAGATCGAAAGCATTTATTCAGTGGAAGGGCGACATGTGAGGGCAGTGGTTACTCAATGGATCGAGAACGGCGAAGCCGTCGGCACAATGCAGGCCAAGCTTTCGCACCTGAAGGCGTTTGCTGAATGGATGGGGAAGTATGGACTGGTCAAGTCGCTGTATGACTACAGGTCCAAAGAAGAGCTGGCGGCGATGGGCCGAACGAGAACTTACGTGACGACCAAAGACAAGTCGTGGGAGGCGAACGGGGTCGACGTCGATGCGATGTTCGCTCAGATCGCACAGACTGACCCGAATGTGGCCGTGCAATTAAAGCTTCAGGCGGCGTTTGGTCTGCGCGTGAAGGAAAGTTGCCTGCTGCGCATCCGGAAGACACTTCTGGAACTGCAGGCGAGAGAAGACAGGAAATTCAAGGTGGACAAGGGAACGAAAGGGGGGCGCGAGCGTGACGTTCCATTACAGCTGAAGCTTGAAGTGTTACATGAGGCGCTGCGGCTCGCGAACGACACGACGGGTTCGACCATACCCTCCGACTACGACTGGCCGCGTTGGCGGAGGAAGTACTACGGGCTTTTGGGGCAGCATGGAATCACAAAGGACGAGCGGGGCGTGACAAGCCACGGATTGCGGCATGGATGGATGCACCAACGCTACGAAGTGCTGTCAGGACGCCTGGCACCGATCAAGGGAAGCGAGGAGCGGGCAGATCGCGCGACGCACGATGCCACTTTGCGGGTGATGATCGAAGAGGTGGGGCACTCTAAGCCGGAAAAGTCGGGGATGTACATTTCGACGCCAGCGGCGATGGCGAAGCTGAAGGCGCCGGTGATTACGATCGTAGACGTGCGGCGGGCGCTTGAAGAGACGGGCGGTAACAAGAAAGCAGCGGCAGCGCGGTTGGGAATCGCGCGGACAAATCTCTATCGCATATTGGAGAGTGGCGCCGCAAGCTAG
- a CDS encoding Lar family restriction alleviation protein, whose product MLEKLYPCPCCGGVPKAGRFDEVIEEEDKDVSPLRIRAHPLRLVQRPRTRELVRVVCGSCGLATPWIPIVDGNENAALDECGRLWNTRTDRVPVQTGSLDELIENEINGDDISYVLALIARNDTEWETRGPIFAKLAQRLIDATIVTRDWWPITPTLEDAYRYRKLVSHSHREEPEDGPGSVAFQPIALADDTRTYAYEGRVAAAVDALPDRERW is encoded by the coding sequence ATGCTTGAAAAACTCTATCCATGTCCCTGCTGCGGAGGCGTTCCGAAAGCCGGGCGCTTCGATGAGGTTATTGAGGAAGAGGATAAGGACGTTTCGCCACTCAGGATCCGCGCTCACCCCCTGCGGCTCGTTCAGCGGCCTCGCACCCGGGAACTCGTGCGCGTCGTCTGCGGCTCCTGCGGCCTGGCCACGCCGTGGATTCCGATCGTGGACGGAAACGAGAATGCCGCGCTCGACGAATGCGGTCGCCTGTGGAATACCCGCACCGATCGCGTGCCAGTGCAAACTGGGTCGCTGGACGAGCTCATCGAGAACGAGATCAATGGGGACGACATCTCGTATGTCCTGGCTCTTATCGCGCGGAATGATACCGAGTGGGAAACGCGTGGCCCGATCTTCGCGAAACTCGCCCAGCGCCTGATCGACGCCACCATCGTGACACGTGACTGGTGGCCTATCACGCCGACGCTCGAGGACGCGTACCGTTACCGCAAACTGGTCAGTCACTCCCATCGCGAAGAACCCGAAGATGGTCCCGGCTCAGTCGCCTTCCAACCTATTGCGCTCGCCGACGATACGCGTACCTACGCTTATGAAGGACGCGTCGCCGCGGCAGTCGACGCGCTGCCCGACCGCGAACGCTGGTAG
- a CDS encoding IS110 family transposase, with translation MNATTYGLDIAKAVFQMYWVDGQSGEICSRKFRREQLIRFLATRAPGKVALEACGGAHWWARKIQSLGHQVVLLHAKYVRPFVKTNKTDAADAQAIWTAAQQPGMRTVAIKSVDQQAILSLHRIRSGLVATRTRETNQIRGLLAEYGLYFRYGRKALMNELKARMAEIEEVVPQLVWRALLRQLEQLQQVEQGIDEAERENLQWLKSSPQAKTLDDIAGVGPLTATATVAVMGSPKAFRSGRAFAASIGLVPRQSGTGGNVRLGGISKRGDPYLRQLLIHGARMVVTHSKQRPQWVEALLKRRPVNVVVVALANKMARTAWALLAHNRSYEREFVSERPAVAV, from the coding sequence ATGAATGCTACGACATATGGTCTGGATATCGCAAAGGCCGTGTTTCAAATGTACTGGGTAGATGGACAAAGTGGCGAGATCTGTAGTCGAAAATTCCGTCGTGAACAGCTGATCCGGTTTCTCGCAACCCGGGCACCAGGAAAGGTGGCGCTGGAGGCATGCGGAGGGGCGCACTGGTGGGCGCGAAAAATCCAGAGTCTCGGACATCAGGTGGTGTTGTTGCATGCGAAATACGTGCGTCCGTTCGTCAAAACCAACAAGACGGATGCGGCAGACGCCCAGGCGATCTGGACGGCGGCCCAGCAACCCGGGATGCGAACTGTGGCGATCAAGAGCGTAGACCAGCAAGCCATCCTGAGCCTGCACCGCATCCGGTCGGGCCTGGTGGCGACACGAACCCGCGAAACCAATCAGATTCGCGGGTTGCTTGCGGAATATGGACTGTACTTCCGATATGGCCGCAAGGCGCTCATGAATGAGCTCAAGGCACGTATGGCCGAGATAGAAGAGGTCGTGCCGCAGCTTGTCTGGCGGGCGTTGTTGCGTCAGCTCGAACAGCTCCAGCAGGTCGAGCAGGGGATTGACGAAGCCGAGCGGGAAAATCTGCAGTGGCTGAAATCCAGTCCCCAGGCAAAAACGCTCGATGACATAGCCGGCGTGGGTCCATTGACAGCCACAGCCACTGTTGCGGTCATGGGCTCGCCAAAGGCATTTCGCTCCGGACGCGCATTTGCGGCGAGTATCGGCCTGGTACCCCGTCAGAGTGGGACTGGGGGCAACGTCAGACTCGGCGGCATCAGCAAAAGGGGTGACCCCTATCTGAGACAGCTATTGATCCATGGCGCGCGAATGGTCGTGACCCATTCCAAACAACGTCCCCAGTGGGTAGAAGCGTTGCTGAAACGGCGTCCGGTCAATGTGGTGGTGGTCGCGTTGGCCAACAAGATGGCACGAACGGCGTGGGCGTTGCTCGCGCATAACCGGTCTTATGAGCGGGAATTTGTGAGCGAGCGACCAGCCGTCGCGGTATAG
- a CDS encoding NUDIX domain-containing protein — translation MKKRATVLCVRDNRISLVARLRSRWALPGGRIRRGEAAHEAALRELEEETTLTSTELAYLFQFSGFNTLHHVFFANVTYHSIALPSNEIARCKWFAPVKIGTLSTGVPTRGIVELRHMADVEHDGLRLMPKQVGGLTP, via the coding sequence ATGAAAAAGAGGGCAACCGTCTTGTGTGTCCGAGACAACCGCATCTCGCTGGTTGCCAGGCTGAGGTCGCGATGGGCGCTGCCCGGCGGCCGAATCCGTCGAGGTGAAGCGGCTCACGAAGCCGCGCTGCGCGAGTTGGAGGAAGAAACGACACTCACCTCGACCGAACTAGCGTATCTTTTTCAGTTCAGCGGGTTTAACACGCTGCACCATGTATTCTTCGCCAACGTGACGTATCACTCGATTGCGCTGCCGAGCAACGAGATCGCTAGATGCAAATGGTTTGCACCGGTCAAGATCGGGACGCTTTCTACAGGTGTACCGACCCGGGGAATCGTCGAGCTCCGACACATGGCCGATGTCGAACACGACGGCTTGCGGCTGATGCCGAAGCAAGTCGGAGGCCTGACCCCATGA